The Candidatus Methanoperedens sp. genomic interval ACCATATTGTTTAAATCTACCATTTTAAGTTTCATATTTTTGCTTTGAAGGAATTTTAAAAAATCCACTGCAAATAACTGGCAAATTGTTTTTCCCTCTTCGTTTTGCAAATTTGGAAATATAAGTTTCATGACTTCTCCCTTCGCACGTATTCAATAATCGAATTAACAGGAGAATTCAAATCGATTTTCACAGTTTTCCCATCATCGGATATTGTTTCATACTTTATTTCATCTGTTCTAATATTGATGCAAGAAAGTTCTTTACTGATATCAGAAAAGGCTGCTTCATACAGTGATTTTTTAATCTCTGGTTTTTTCATATATTGCAGATAAACAGTTTCACTTGTAAAACTTGCCAGAATGTCAACAGTTCTTAGAATATCAATGAGCGGCAGAGCTGAAAGAAATTCATGGTCTATTCTTTCGGGTCTCTGTCTTTTAATAATGCTCAGCCACTCTTTGGACAATTTTTTCCAATTAGGATGATTTGATATGAATTGTTCGATTAATATTGCAGATTCATCATCTATAAGTGTTTTGTGATGTGCAAGAATTGCTAAAATATAAGGTAATTTTAAATCCTTTAGATTTGAATAATTATCCAACCATTTAATAAATGCCAACTCTTCATGACGAATGTATTGTGGTTTATTCATTTTTATAGCTTCTTGAAATTCAGGGCCCAGCTTTCCAATGTCGTGAAGTTGAACCATCCTTTTTACGTCATCTATTGAATTATGATAATTTAACGCTTTTAAAACCGGGTTAAGAAATGCGAGGCACAGGTTTATATGGCTATTGTAGGTTTCAAAAAAATCACTCCCATGAGTTTTTGAGTAACAATCTTCGGTGGGTAACAATTTATAAATATCATTATTCATTTCTTGTCACTCCTAAAATCGAGTCATATCCAACACTCTTTGAAACTGCTATTGACCAGGCATTAGGATTATTTTTTTCTCTGAAGGTGATTTTTTGGTCTTCTTTATCATATTCTCGGTCATAAAATTTAAATTCAGAAAGATCTTTTGAAATACTATATAAGAACCGCAAATCTACTCTTACACAATTTTCCATCACTTTATTATTATCATCTTTATTGATATTTTTACCAAAATAAATATAAACAGGTGTTGCATCCCTTGTTGGAACATTTATCCATGCATCTCCGAAAGCTGAAAGCGATACAAAAGCACTCAATATTATTCCTCTCGCCTTTGATTCGGCATTGCCTTCAAGTGCTGGAGGAATCACACTCCCAACAAGTTGTTTTTCCAGAGTAAAATCATAATCTTGATTACCCGACAATCCCTTTAACATCTGAATAGCTGGCTCTATTTTAGACTTTTTATACGGCAATTGTTTTTCTTCTTTTGAGTACAGCAGGAATATACTTCCCTCTTCATTTTTCCTTCGAGCGCATCTGCCAATTCTCTGAACAAGCGAATCACCAGTAGCAATTTCAGTAATCAAGCATGGCGCGCTGATATCAATTCCAGCCTCTACAACCTGAGTAGCTACGATAAACGCATTGTCTTTCGTAAAATGCTCCCTTATTTGATTTTCTTTCTTTTCTCTGTCTTCATATTTGAATCTGCTATGCAGCAATAGAACATTTCTTACATTGCCACTTAATTTATTAAATAAGTCCTGAGCTTTACCAACCGTATTGCAAACTATCAAAGCTTTTGAGATTTTATTTTCATTAATTATTTCTTCGACTTTTGATGTAAAGTCATTGAATTCAACAATCTTTGCGATTTGTTTTTTACCAGTAAAATTCATCCATTTATCATCAGGAACTGGAATTTTCTTGTAACCTTTTTCGTCTTTTAATTCTAAAAAATCTATCATTTTATCGCTAAGTGTAGCAGTCATAACGATATGATGTGCCTTTCCTTCCCTCAGTAATTTAAAAGTATAGCGCGCCAGGGTATGGGTATAGTTATCATACATCTGCGCTTCATCAAAAATAGTGGTTGAATTAAAAATGCGGGCGATAGGCAAATCCCTGAATTTCTTAGGAGTCAGGGAACTGCGATAAAGTCGCGCAATGTAACTATCCATTGTCGTAATAATAATATCATGTGCATAAAGTTTTGATTCCCTTTCTTCCCCATAATCGGTGGCGATACTTATCAGTTTAGGATTGCTGAATTCAGTCTGTTCCAGATCAACAATTCTGTAACCTAATTCTTTTACAGCGTCAGGTTTCCCATCTTTTCCTTCGATAAGCTCGATAATGTCCTGTTTTATGCTTTTAAGAAGCGTTTTAGTCGGTAGAACATAAATCAAATGCTTAGTCGGGCGCTCTTTCAACCAGCTATAAACTACTGCGAGTGTTTTTCCGCTACCACATGGCGCGAGAAGAAGCGCATTCTTGCGCTCACGCATCGGCTCCTGCATTGCTTTTTGGTGATGGTATAATTCAAGCATTTATTACGCCTATCCCTTTCCATTGTTTAAGCGTAGCGTCTCTTGCGTCCAACTGCAACGCCATTCTTCCACATACATCCCTAAAGTTCATGGCTGAAACTATGCAGTTTCAATATTTAACTTTTTCGTTTTACTATACACTTGTTTACCATTTACCTTCACAAATACTGTAAATACATATACTTCCTGCACCAAGTCTGTTAAAAATATAGAGCGATGCTATCAGCACTATATATAGATGCAAACATAAACCGCAACATTTATATTTATTCTGCTTACTATACTTGCACATGGATAAAGAGTTCCTGATAAGCTATCTAAAAAAAAGAAACTACTGGTGGCAAACAAAAAATATCGCACCTTCGGACAGAGGAACAGAGAGACAGGATTATCTCAACAAGATACAGCAATCCGACAAACTTGAAAGGATCATCTGCCTCTCAGGGATAAGGCGGAGCGGAAAAACAACCATACTATACCAGTACATAGACCTTCTTCTTAAAACCAAAAAACCCGAAGAGATCGTCTATGCGAAAATTGATGACCTCATCGGAAAAATAGACAGCGTCCACGATATCCTGAACACGTACCATGAACTTACAGGCATAGACCCATCCAGGGAATCAACATACTTCCTGCTTGATGAGATACATGTCATGAAAGAGTGGCAGTTGCAGTTGAAATATTACATAGATGCACATGCAAAATGCAGGTTCATAATATCAGGTTCATCCAAAACCCTGCTGTATCTGGATGCTTCAGAAAGTCTGGCAGGGCGGATAAGGTTCCTGGACGTTTTTCCTCTGACGCTCCGGGAGTTCCTGGAATTCAATAATATTGATGTTTCCGGGATGCTTCCACAAAAACCCGACCTTGAGGGTTTTGAAGATATTGAAAAAGCATACAACGGCATTGTAGAACATAAACAGAGCATATTGTATTTTCTTAGCCAGTATTTCGATACGGGAGGGTATCCTGAATGGTTCAAGATCAGGGATATGGAGCAGTGGTACAGAACTATCGTGGAGGATTATTTCGCCCTCATCCTGTTCAAGGACATCGTAAGCGTGTTCAAAGTGAAGGACCCCATACTTCTTGAAAAGATGGTACGGGATATTGCTGCCGTTTCCACTAACAGGTTCACCTACAAAGGATTATCCGAAAGGCTCGATATTGACCGGGAGACCTTGAAACTCTACCTTTATTACCTGCAGAGTTCAATGATGGTGTTCGTAGCAGATGTTTTTGCGCCCTCCAAGAAAGCGGCTGAGAAGCGGGCAAAGAAACTATATTTCTGGGAAGAAGGTCTCAGGAGGGCGCTGACCCTGGACAGGGACGATGGTAAAGCTGCAGAAAATGTAGCGGCATGGCACCTGATTAAAAAAGGTCGTGAGTCAAAACCATTCTATGAACCTTACTATTGGAAAAATAAACATGAGGTTGATTTCGTATATGATGACTCGAAAAAAGTAATCCCAATCGAAATAAAGTACAGAGAGCATCCTACAAATGCCGATCTGAAAGGACTTATAGAATTCATGGAGATGGAAGATCTGAACACCGGGATAGTCGTGACAAAAGACACCTTTAAGAAAGGAGAACTTGGAGGACGCCGGGTACTGTTTATTCCGATATGGCTTTTCTTATTACTGATATGAACGTGAAGGTTCTATTTGTACACCTCAAAACCTCACAAATACATCATATATATTCATAAATTAGTAAACAATATATACATTTATATTCAAAATACATATCAATGACAACCACCCTCACTCTCATCTCAACCATCTATTCCATAGAGCCTGTTATCGTCTGTGCCACCCGCTTCTCACCCTCGCGTATTATTCTGCTGACTGAAGAGAAGGCTCCCGAAGAGAAGGAGCGTGCGGAGAAGATGATCACTGACACCCTCGGCTCGGTCCTTAAGGTAGAGAAAAAATATACCTCTCTCTACGATGTTGTAAAAGTTGCCAGGGACGTTGCTGCAATAATTGAAGAAGAGAACGCAAAAGGGCAGCGCATAATAGTGAACGTCTCTGGCGGCAGGAAGCCCCAGGCATTTGGCGCACTCTTTGGATCTTATGCAAGGAAGGAAATGGTAGAGCAGGTAGTCTATGTTACAGAGGAAGACCAGTTTGTGATCGATTTCCCTCTGCTTGGATTCGGTATTTCGGATACAAAGCGCGCGGTACTTGAACAGCTTGAGAGCAGTGAGACATCTGTAAGCAAGATTGCTATAAAGATCGGCATCTCAAAAGGAATGGCTTACAGCCATCTCAGGGAACTCAAATCAATGGGTTATGTGAGTGAGGGGAACGGCTTCAAAATAACAAGCGCAGGGAGGATCGCGATAATATGAACTGCCTCGTAGTGTACGATATAACAGATGACGGCCAGCGGAAGAGGCTTGCTACAATGCTCCAGACCTTTGGTCTTGCACGTATCCAGTACAGCGCTTTCAGAGGTGAGTTAAATGCTAATGACAGGGCCGTACTTGCCAGGAGAGTAAGCCAATTCGTGAACGATGGACATGACAGCATCTTTATTATTCCCCTGTGTGACCGGTGTACAGGCACAGCTGAGATAATCAGTAACAGCGGTACGTGTCTCGTTAAGGACTCAAGCGTACAGATAGTGTGATGAGTGTGATATTATGGTGTACTACTTAAACGATATCGAGCATAAGCAGCTCTTAAAGAAGCTCCGCCCGCTTTCAAGGAGTGTTGGCGTAACAGAGGAACTTCGTGGCTGGAGCTGGGACAATTCCCCATTGAAACCCTATTACGATGTAAAGCTGCCAATGTATTCTATATGCAGCAAGTACTGCCCGACGTCAAGGGATGTCTACTTGAGGCATGTGCTTAAAAAGAAAGGCGAGATGACATATCCTGTATCTCTGGGTTCTGTTACACATGCCTCAATAAATGAAGCATACAGGCAGGTGAGGCGGAAAAGCTTCACTCCAGCTTTTGAAGAGTGGTATAATACGCAGAAGTTTGAGACGCATATCCAGGGAAACCTTGAACTTATAAAAAAATATGCAGGAATGGTCTGGAAGCATGTTCTCACTAACGCCGAATCTAAATTCACAGATGCCTCAAGCAGCCAGCCGTATTCTACAGAGGAAGATATGATCGCAACTTCAGCGCCCTTCCTTATCGAACATAAGATCAGCGGTGAGTTAATAGGATGCAGCGGCATCCTCAGCGTGGACTGCTACGACTATCTGCATAATATCATGTTCGATGTTAAAACCGGTATAAAAAAAGAAGAAGTGAACCCCTTCAAGCTTTACGCAACAGGCTATGCTCTTGTCTTTGAGAGCATATACGAGATTCCTGTTGACATAGGATGCACGGTTTTCCTGAATTTTAAAGATGACCGCCTCCTGGTTGAGCGCGATATTTTCCACATTAGCGACGACCTGAGAAGCTGGTGGATTGAGGAAAGGGACAAAAAGGCGGAGATGGTATATGAGGAGAAAGACCCCGGAATGGCGCAATGCGAGAGAAGGTGCATGTACGCGGCTGAGTGCATGACAGTGTGATTTCAGGCATGGCAGAAGAATATTCCGGTGAAATATGAAAGCTTTGACAGAAGATGCAATTAAACAAATCTTTGGCAATACAACGTTCTTCAAGGGACAGGATTATTATAAAAACGGTCATGTCCGGGGAACTGTAAAATTAGATGATACTCTTTTTGCTCAGGTGATGGGAAGTTCTCCCGAACCATATGAGGTGAGAGCTTTGATCAAAGATTCAGAGATAAGCACAAAATGTACATGCCCTGTAGGAAATATGTGCAAACATGGAACAGCGCTTCTCCTGAAATGGTTGTTTGAACCTTCTTCATTTATTGATGCTGATAGATTCCTGGAATCTCTGGATGAAGTTAGCAAAGATGAAATAATCAATATGATTGGGAGAGCAATAAAACAACATCCGTCTCTTGTCATTGAATTTACAAGAGAGGAAAGAGAAAAACCCAGAATTAATATAGATGCTATTTCCAAAAAGATAGCCTGGATAACAAGTGGAGAACTTGACTACTACCATATCGACGATGCCATCGACAAACTTGATGAGATTAAAAATATCGCTGACAGGCTAAAAGAAGAGAAATCTTTTAAAGATGCTGTTGATATATATTTTGTCTTGGTTGAAGGATGCGTCGATGCATTTGATGAAGGTGCTGATGATTCTAACGGCAGCATGGGAGATTTTGCAATAAGCTGCATAAAAGATTTTAATGAATGTGCGGAGCAGATAAACGATCCTGCTTATAACAACAGACTCCTTGGCAAGATAATGAATCTTGCCAGGATCGAGGATTATGGCCTGGAAGCAAGCGACATGCTCTATAGTGTGATCAATGATGAGAATATCAAAAGAGTAGAAGAATATTTTCTTGGAAAATTGGATGAGACAAGGAAGATCGCATCAGATTCAAGTTACAGGTATCATAAAGAAAAGTCGCTGGGGATACTTAACGGGCTTTATGAAAAACTTGGAAAGCCAGATGAGAGGCTGCGCCTTGCCATGTATGAGCTTGTGGATAAAGAGGACTATTACAGGCTGGCAAAAATACTGTTTGAGAAAAAGAGATTCCAGGAAGCCTTTGATGCTGCCAAAAAAGGACTGCTGATGCCGGGTGAATCGCATTATTTGAATGATCTCTATTTTGATATTGCCCGCGCGCTGATCGGTTTGAGACCTGATATGATAGATTTCAATCTCTCTCTTAATGTGGCGCTTGACCTTATGTCAGGACGTTTTGATGGAGAAAAATACATAGCAGCAAAAGAGGTATTCGAAGCGATCGGAAAATCCGGGGCTTTCAGATCAGCATTTTATATAACCATCAAGAACAGGAACAGCGCTGTTCTTGCAATGTTGAAGGATGGCGAATTACAGGCTGCAATAGATACAGTCCGCACAGAGCCAAATATTTCTCAGGGGACTATCATTGCGGTTTCAAGAGCAGCGCTGGATAAGGGGATGAAACAGGAATCAGCCATGCTCATGCGAATTGCGCTTGAGCGTGGAAGGATCAATGATTTACCGCATGTGGGAGAACTGCTTAAGGTAATGGTAGATATTTCTGAGATGCCCGTTCTGCAATCTCTTTGTGATCGCATTTTGAAAAACAAAGATAGAGGAACTGCACTCTTATTGATACCATATTTTTTGAAAAAATCACCTGAGCTTTCGGCTTTGCTTGCAAAGAACTTCATTAAGGATATTCCTGTGGAGATGGTGATTAAAGTCGCTCTTTCAGTAGCGCAGAAGTCACCTGGCGAGGGGGCAATGCTATGCAGATTGCGCATCAATCAGGATATTTTGCAGTCGCATGTTCATTATGATAAAGCGGTCAGTCTTCTATCTGCTGTGAAGGAAATCTATTCAGGAAATGAGCCTGAATGGCAGGAGTTCATCAGGAAGTTCGCTGCTGAAAACAAGGGTAAGAAGAAGCTGATAGAAATGGTGAGGAAGGAGTTCAAAGTGGTTTTGTGAAGCGATGCTTTCACTGAAGTTGAAAATATTGAGAAAAATATATAAAGAAGTGTCACATGAATAACGGTATGGGTGATAATAAGGATTGTGAGAAACTGATGCTGGCGGCGGTGGTGCATGATATTGGGAAGTTCTGGCAGGGGACAGGAGAGAAGGGAACGCATCAGGAACTTGGCACAAAATTTGTAAGAGAGTATTTTCCAGAGCAGTGGCAAGAGGCAGCGGGAATTATCTCAATGCATCATGAGGCTGGCAAACTCAATTCAGCAGGATACGAATTATTAAAGATTCTAATGGTCAGTGATTGGCTTTCTTCAGGAGAACGATATGATCGGGACGAAGATGATTTGGGGAAAAGAATCAACGAACCGTTGCTATCGATATTTTCAGAAATCAATCTTGGTATAGATCAACAAAATAAAAAATGGCGCATACCTCTAAAAATATTATCTCTGGATGAAAATAGTCTATTCCCTAAAATTGAAGATGGAAAGGTAGATTTAAAATCTGATTACAGAAATCTCTGGAATAAGTTCATTGGCGAAGTAGATACAATAAAGGGAATATTGGATTTTAATAAATATTTTAATAGTTTATATTATATTCTCCAAAAATATACCTGGTGCATCCCCTCTGCGGTTTATAAAAATACACCTGATATTTCATTGTTCGACCATTTGAAAACAACCTGTGCTATTTCAGCTTGTTTATACAAATTCCATGATTCTTTCGATCAATGGGATGGTGAATCTATTAATGACAGAAATACACAGAAATTTTTATTAATTGGAGGAGATATTTCCGGAATCCAGAAATATATATACTATATAACATCAGTTGGAGTCGGTGGAGTAGCAAAAAGATTGCGTGCAAGATCATTTTATATCAGCATGATCTCTGAAGTCCTTACACAAAGACTTCTGGATGAGTTTAATCTACCTTCTGTATGCAATATTATTTCATCTGGTGGCAGATTTTTCATAATTGCCCCAAATACAGAAACAACCAACGATAAATTCATAAATATCAAGAAAAATGTGTCGGAATGGCTGTTGAATGAGTTTCATGGGAATTTATCTTTAAACCTTGAATACATTGAATTCTCTGGAAAAGGATTAGAAATTGGAAACAGCAGCAGTAAATCAGGTTTTTCAAGAGTTTTTGATAGAATAAGTGATAAGCTTGACAGCGCAAAGTTACATAAATTCAACGAAATTCTTGTTTCAGAAAACAAATGGAATGATAGTTTCAAGACTGAAATTAAAATGGCAAATATATGCAGAAGCTGTGGAAAAATGCCAGTTGTTAAAAATTTGGAAATATGTGATAAATGTGAATTCGATGCTAACATTGGGGATTTACTTCTTGAAGCTAAATATATTGCTATTTCAAAAACAAAACCGACAAATGAAAAACATATCACATTATTCTCTGATGTTCCATATTATGTATCAATATTAAATAGAATTGATGGGAACAATTATGAATCAACTTTAAAACTCAATGATTTTACTATAGACCACACAGCGAATGGTTTTAAACTCATTGCAAATCATGTATTTCAATTAAAAGATCGCAACACTCTGTGCGCTGCTTGCCAGAAAATAGATGAATGTGCTGTCATACAAGAGGGAAACTTTCCCAAAACAGCAAGTTTTGATTGTTTAGTCAGATTGAGTGAAGGCAAATTTCTGTTAGGTATTTTAAAAGCCGATGTTGATAACCTTGGTTATATATTCAGCATGGGGCTTAAGAAAAATAACAAAGAAGATTCAGACCGGGACACAATTTCCCGAATCACAATGCTCAGCAGAATGCTTGATATGTTTTTTACAGGGTGGATTCATCATGTGGTGAAAACAGTTTATCCTCAGTGCTACATTGTCTATTCAGGGGGAGATGACCTCCTGATCGCAGGTCCCTGGAATAAAATAATAGAATTATCTCAAAAAATAAACCAGGATTTCAGGAGCTATACCTGCAATAATCAAAATATTACATTATCTGCCGGGATATTCCTGTCCAAATCAAAGTTTCCAATCGCAAGAAGTTCAAACCTCTCTGATGAAGAATTGGAGAAATCCAAAAAAGGGGATAAAAATCAGGTAACTTTGTTTAATAAAACCGTCAAGTGGCAACGATTTACAGAATTAATTGATCATGGTAATTTTCTTGATGAAGAATTGAAGAAAAACAAAAACGGAGAGTCTCCAATTAATTCGTCATTTGTCAACAGGCTCTTTAAATACTGCAGGATGGCTGAGGAAGGGGATATAATGTATCTTTCTAGGATAAAATATGATATTGGGCGAAATATTATTAATAAAAATATGGGAACAAATGAAAATGAAATAATTAGGAGGCTTCTGAAAATGAGGGATGAAATGTCAGATATGATAATTCCAGTATCTTATGCATTATATAAAAACAGGGATGAAAAGAAATGAGAGATTATGACCGGACAAATTTCAGAACTGATAGAGGACGAAATTTCAGTCAAAAACAGGTTTCCCAACCTTTGAATATGAGTTTTCTTGACAAGGGATTTTATCAAGACAAAGAAAAGACCAAACTAATAGATATTTTGATAACGACAGAGTCTGAAAAATTAGGAAAGAAATTTGCGGATTTGAAATTAACAAGTTCACAATTAAGGAAATTTTTCAATGAAGTTCGTTCTATTGAAGCACAAATAGATGGAAGATTTGATGAACAAAAAGCTTTGATTTTAATGCTTAAATCCAAGGTGGCATATTCCGTCGGAAAAGATTCAAGTAAAACACCTAAAGAGTTTAAAGAATTCATTGATGCATGTGTAGACAAAATCTCTGATAGTAAAGATTTTGACGCATTCATGAAGTTTTTTGAAAGTGTAGTTGGATATTATTACTTTCATAGTAAATTCAAGGAGGAACATAGATGAAATTGATAGCCCATAAAATAATCAGGGGAGAAATCGAGTGTATAACTGGTCTTCACATAGGCGGTTCGTCTGAAACCATTGAAATAGGTGGGATGGATAATCCAATTATAAAACATCCAATTACAGGTTTTCCTTATATTCCAGGATCATCTGTCAAGGGGCGAATGCGGTCATTATTGGAATTGAAATATGGATTGTTTGATAACAAAGGTGAATTCCATAAATATTGTGGAAATAATAATTGTTTTATATGTCGAATATTTGGAACATCAGCAGAAAAATCAGAACTTGGACCTGGTAGATTAATCGTTCGTGATGCAAATCTTTTTCAGGAATCTCAAGAAAAACTAACAAAGCTGAAAAAAGAAAAAGGACTGCCCTATTCTGAAGAAAAATATGAGAATACGATAAATAGAATTACTGCCAGAGCAAATCCCAGATCTATAGAAAGAGTCCCTGCCGGAATTAAATTTAATTTTGAACTTGTATATCGTGTTTTCGATATGGGTGATGAAGGCAAGACTGATCTTGATTTACTCAAACATGTTAAAGAAGGGTTGAAATTAATAGAAAATGATGCGCTTGGCGGTTCTGGAAGCCGCGGCTCAGGAAAAGTGAAGTTCAACAATATTAAAATGTTTGATAGTTCAGATCAATCCTCAGCAGTGGATTTTAATATATGAAAACATATGAAATAATTCTCCATCCCGAATCATCATTCTTGACGCCCTTTCAAGCAGATACTATATTCGGTTCAATTTGCTGGGCGATAAGGTACATGGAAGGGGAAAAAGAACTTGAAGATTTTATCTCGAAATATCAAACATCGCCACCACTGATAATCTCAAATGGTTTTCCCACAGGATTTTTTCCTAAGCCATTACATGAACCTGTTACCAGAGAACAGCTTATAGAGATTGTGAAGGAAACAGATAAAATCAAAAAAGATTCGAAAAAAGAATTAATTGATATCCTGAAAATAATGAAAAAATTCAAGAAAGAAAAGCTGATCAAAAAAGATGTGTTTGAAGAATTATTAAATGGTTTATCTGAAAAAGATTATTTGAAACGAAAGATAGACGAAAATCATGAAGTTTATTATCCAGAAAAAAAATTTACACTTTATAAAAATGCTATCAATCGTGTAACTTCTCATACTAATGAAGAAGGAGGTCTTTTTACACAGGATGAAACTTTTTATTCAAATGAAACAAACATTTCATTTTTCATAAAAATTAATGGGATCGATAAAGAATTTATCGAAAAGATATTTAAATTCATTTCATTGAATGGATTTGGAAAGAAGAAAACTACCGGAAAAGGTCATTTCAAATTAATTGATATTAAAGAATATAAGTTTAATTCTCCTGAAAATCCGAATGCTTTTGTTTCTCTTTCTTCATTTGTTCCATCCGAAAATGACCCTGTTGAAGGATGGTATGATCTGCAGGTGAAATATGGAAAACTTGGCGGTCATTATG includes:
- the csm4 gene encoding type III-A CRISPR-associated RAMP protein Csm4; this encodes MKTYEIILHPESSFLTPFQADTIFGSICWAIRYMEGEKELEDFISKYQTSPPLIISNGFPTGFFPKPLHEPVTREQLIEIVKETDKIKKDSKKELIDILKIMKKFKKEKLIKKDVFEELLNGLSEKDYLKRKIDENHEVYYPEKKFTLYKNAINRVTSHTNEEGGLFTQDETFYSNETNISFFIKINGIDKEFIEKIFKFISLNGFGKKKTTGKGHFKLIDIKEYKFNSPENPNAFVSLSSFVPSENDPVEGWYDLQVKYGKLGGHYASGNSRTPFKKPIRMFQAGSVFKTNNLKEYYGQLVSNVHTDEKIKQYGYVFAVGMKI